One window of the Salvelinus alpinus chromosome 13, SLU_Salpinus.1, whole genome shotgun sequence genome contains the following:
- the LOC139537102 gene encoding steroid hormone receptor ERR1-like isoform X2, which yields MIMSSRERRSDLYIKAEPSSPEGGGGGRASPGGASSDSSQSGGGGNRRDGVGRYSPPLYTPALRCHFKEEGGDGVEEGSTGSGGGRCKYALSTLPKRLCLVCGDVASGYHYGVASCEACKAFFKRTIQGNIEYSCPASNECEITKRRRKACQACRFTKCLKVGMLKEGVRLDRVRGGRQKYKRRPEMESATYQSAPLPLRKEGEKGSSNIIVSHLLVAEPEKLFAMPDPLQPDTAQRTLTTLCDLADRELVVIIGWAKHIPGFLSLSLADQMSVLQSVWLEVLVLGVAFRSLGCEDEVVFAEDFVLDEEMSRVAGLTELNAAVSQLARRFRSLQLDREEFVMLKAIALTNSDSVYIEDMEAVQKLRDLLHQTLLEMECQRRPEDPQRAGRLLFTLPLLRQTAGRALTTFYSIKTRGGVPMHKLFLEMLEAMMDSP from the exons A TGATCATGTCTTCCAGGGAGCGTCGGTCAGACCTGTACATCAAGGCAGAGCCCAGCAGTCCAGAGGGAGGTGGTGGGGGCCGGGCCAGCCCAGGGGGAGCCTCCTCAGACTCCTCCCAGAGTGGTGGAGGTGGAAATAGAAGAGACGGGGTTGGGCGCTACTCACCCCCTCTGTACACCCCAGCCCTGCGCTGCCACTTCAAGGAGGAGGGTggggatggggtggaggagggatccACAGGTAGCGGAGGAGGGCGGTGCAAGTATGCCCTGAGCACGCTACCTAAGAGACTGTGTTTAGTATGTGGAGACGTAGCCTCTGGCTACCACTACGGTGTAGCCTCGTGTGAAGCCTGCAAGGCCTTTTTCAAGAGAACCATCCAGG GTAACATTGAATATAGCTGTCCGGCGTCAAACGAATGTGAGATCACCAAGAGGCGCAGAAAGGCTTGCCAGGCGTGCCGCTTCACCAAGTGCCTCAAAGTGGGCATGCTGAAAGAGG GAGTCCGTCTGGACCGAGTCAGAGGTGGGAGGCAGAAGTATAAAAGACGTCCAGAGATGGAGAGCGCGACCTATCAGAGTGCCCCTTTACCGCttaggaaggaaggagagaaag GATCCTCCAACATCATTGTGTCCCACCTCCTGGTGGCAGAGCCAGAGAAACTGTTTGCCATGCCTGACCCCCTGCAGCCTGATACGGCTCAGCGCACACTAACCACTCTCTGTGACCTCGCCGACCGCGAACTGGTCGTCATCATTGGCTGGGCCAAACACATCCCCG GCTTCCTGTCGCTGTCCCTGGCAGACCAGATGTCGGTGCTGCAGTCGGTGTGGCTGGAGGTGCTGGTGCTGGGTGTGGCCTTCCGCTCCCTAGGCTGTGAGGATGAGGTAGTGTTCGCAGAGGACTTTGTCCTTGATGAGGAGATGTCTCGCGTGGCTGGACTGACAGAGCTCAACGCAGCCGTCAGCCAGCTGGCCCGACGCTTCCGCTCCCTGCAGCTGGACCGGGAGGAGTTTGTCATGCTCAAAGCCATTGCACTCACCAACTCAG ACTCTGTGTACATAGAGGACATGGAGGCGGTGCAGAAGCTGAGGGACCTCCTCCACCAGACCCTGTTGGAGATGGAGTGCCAGCGACGCCCCGAGGACCCCCAGCGGGCGGGGCGTCTCCTCTTCACCCTCCCCCTCCTCCGCCAGACGGCTGGTCGCGCCCTCACCACCTTCTATAGCATCAAGACCCGAGGCGGCGTGCCCATGCAcaaactcttcctagagatgcTGGAAGCCATGATGGACTCGCcctag
- the LOC139537102 gene encoding steroid hormone receptor ERR1-like isoform X1 has translation MIMSSRERRSDLYIKAEPSSPEGGGGGRASPGGASSDSSQSGGGGNRRDGVGRYSPPLYTPALRCHFKEEGGDGVEEGSTGSGGGRCKYALSTLPKRLCLVCGDVASGYHYGVASCEACKAFFKRTIQGNIEYSCPASNECEITKRRRKACQACRFTKCLKVGMLKEGVRLDRVRGGRQKYKRRPEMESATYQSAPLPLRKEGEKGSSNIIVSHLLVAEPEKLFAMPDPLQPDTAQRTLTTLCDLADRELVVIIGWAKHIPGFLSLSLADQMSVLQSVWLEVLVLGVAFRSLGCEDEVVFAEDFVLDEEMSRVAGLTELNAAVSQLARRFRSLQLDREEFVMLKAIALTNSDSVYIEDMEAVQKLRDLLHQTLLEMECQRRPEDPQRAGRLLFTLPLLRQTAGRALTTFYSIKTRGGVPMHKLFLEMLEAMMDSP, from the exons a TGATCATGTCTTCCAGGGAGCGTCGGTCAGACCTGTACATCAAGGCAGAGCCCAGCAGTCCAGAGGGAGGTGGTGGGGGCCGGGCCAGCCCAGGGGGAGCCTCCTCAGACTCCTCCCAGAGTGGTGGAGGTGGAAATAGAAGAGACGGGGTTGGGCGCTACTCACCCCCTCTGTACACCCCAGCCCTGCGCTGCCACTTCAAGGAGGAGGGTggggatggggtggaggagggatccACAGGTAGCGGAGGAGGGCGGTGCAAGTATGCCCTGAGCACGCTACCTAAGAGACTGTGTTTAGTATGTGGAGACGTAGCCTCTGGCTACCACTACGGTGTAGCCTCGTGTGAAGCCTGCAAGGCCTTTTTCAAGAGAACCATCCAGG GTAACATTGAATATAGCTGTCCGGCGTCAAACGAATGTGAGATCACCAAGAGGCGCAGAAAGGCTTGCCAGGCGTGCCGCTTCACCAAGTGCCTCAAAGTGGGCATGCTGAAAGAGG GAGTCCGTCTGGACCGAGTCAGAGGTGGGAGGCAGAAGTATAAAAGACGTCCAGAGATGGAGAGCGCGACCTATCAGAGTGCCCCTTTACCGCttaggaaggaaggagagaaag GATCCTCCAACATCATTGTGTCCCACCTCCTGGTGGCAGAGCCAGAGAAACTGTTTGCCATGCCTGACCCCCTGCAGCCTGATACGGCTCAGCGCACACTAACCACTCTCTGTGACCTCGCCGACCGCGAACTGGTCGTCATCATTGGCTGGGCCAAACACATCCCCG GCTTCCTGTCGCTGTCCCTGGCAGACCAGATGTCGGTGCTGCAGTCGGTGTGGCTGGAGGTGCTGGTGCTGGGTGTGGCCTTCCGCTCCCTAGGCTGTGAGGATGAGGTAGTGTTCGCAGAGGACTTTGTCCTTGATGAGGAGATGTCTCGCGTGGCTGGACTGACAGAGCTCAACGCAGCCGTCAGCCAGCTGGCCCGACGCTTCCGCTCCCTGCAGCTGGACCGGGAGGAGTTTGTCATGCTCAAAGCCATTGCACTCACCAACTCAG ACTCTGTGTACATAGAGGACATGGAGGCGGTGCAGAAGCTGAGGGACCTCCTCCACCAGACCCTGTTGGAGATGGAGTGCCAGCGACGCCCCGAGGACCCCCAGCGGGCGGGGCGTCTCCTCTTCACCCTCCCCCTCCTCCGCCAGACGGCTGGTCGCGCCCTCACCACCTTCTATAGCATCAAGACCCGAGGCGGCGTGCCCATGCAcaaactcttcctagagatgcTGGAAGCCATGATGGACTCGCcctag
- the LOC139537102 gene encoding steroid hormone receptor ERR1-like isoform X4: protein MSSRERRSDLYIKAEPSSPEGGGGGRASPGGASSDSSQSGGGGNRRDGVGRYSPPLYTPALRCHFKEEGGDGVEEGSTGSGGGRCKYALSTLPKRLCLVCGDVASGYHYGVASCEACKAFFKRTIQGNIEYSCPASNECEITKRRRKACQACRFTKCLKVGMLKEGVRLDRVRGGRQKYKRRPEMESATYQSAPLPLRKEGEKGSSNIIVSHLLVAEPEKLFAMPDPLQPDTAQRTLTTLCDLADRELVVIIGWAKHIPGFLSLSLADQMSVLQSVWLEVLVLGVAFRSLGCEDEVVFAEDFVLDEEMSRVAGLTELNAAVSQLARRFRSLQLDREEFVMLKAIALTNSDSVYIEDMEAVQKLRDLLHQTLLEMECQRRPEDPQRAGRLLFTLPLLRQTAGRALTTFYSIKTRGGVPMHKLFLEMLEAMMDSP from the exons ATGTCTTCCAGGGAGCGTCGGTCAGACCTGTACATCAAGGCAGAGCCCAGCAGTCCAGAGGGAGGTGGTGGGGGCCGGGCCAGCCCAGGGGGAGCCTCCTCAGACTCCTCCCAGAGTGGTGGAGGTGGAAATAGAAGAGACGGGGTTGGGCGCTACTCACCCCCTCTGTACACCCCAGCCCTGCGCTGCCACTTCAAGGAGGAGGGTggggatggggtggaggagggatccACAGGTAGCGGAGGAGGGCGGTGCAAGTATGCCCTGAGCACGCTACCTAAGAGACTGTGTTTAGTATGTGGAGACGTAGCCTCTGGCTACCACTACGGTGTAGCCTCGTGTGAAGCCTGCAAGGCCTTTTTCAAGAGAACCATCCAGG GTAACATTGAATATAGCTGTCCGGCGTCAAACGAATGTGAGATCACCAAGAGGCGCAGAAAGGCTTGCCAGGCGTGCCGCTTCACCAAGTGCCTCAAAGTGGGCATGCTGAAAGAGG GAGTCCGTCTGGACCGAGTCAGAGGTGGGAGGCAGAAGTATAAAAGACGTCCAGAGATGGAGAGCGCGACCTATCAGAGTGCCCCTTTACCGCttaggaaggaaggagagaaag GATCCTCCAACATCATTGTGTCCCACCTCCTGGTGGCAGAGCCAGAGAAACTGTTTGCCATGCCTGACCCCCTGCAGCCTGATACGGCTCAGCGCACACTAACCACTCTCTGTGACCTCGCCGACCGCGAACTGGTCGTCATCATTGGCTGGGCCAAACACATCCCCG GCTTCCTGTCGCTGTCCCTGGCAGACCAGATGTCGGTGCTGCAGTCGGTGTGGCTGGAGGTGCTGGTGCTGGGTGTGGCCTTCCGCTCCCTAGGCTGTGAGGATGAGGTAGTGTTCGCAGAGGACTTTGTCCTTGATGAGGAGATGTCTCGCGTGGCTGGACTGACAGAGCTCAACGCAGCCGTCAGCCAGCTGGCCCGACGCTTCCGCTCCCTGCAGCTGGACCGGGAGGAGTTTGTCATGCTCAAAGCCATTGCACTCACCAACTCAG ACTCTGTGTACATAGAGGACATGGAGGCGGTGCAGAAGCTGAGGGACCTCCTCCACCAGACCCTGTTGGAGATGGAGTGCCAGCGACGCCCCGAGGACCCCCAGCGGGCGGGGCGTCTCCTCTTCACCCTCCCCCTCCTCCGCCAGACGGCTGGTCGCGCCCTCACCACCTTCTATAGCATCAAGACCCGAGGCGGCGTGCCCATGCAcaaactcttcctagagatgcTGGAAGCCATGATGGACTCGCcctag